Proteins found in one Polyangiaceae bacterium genomic segment:
- a CDS encoding DUF1801 domain-containing protein — translation MSKTKTKAAPKKAAPKKAPPKKAAAKAAPKKPAAKKPEAQPSASATIDARLKEIDDWRGQLLAEVRALILKTDPDVVEEWKWAKATSPGVPVWSHDGILCTGETYKGKVKLTFAQGASLPDPSKLFNSSLEGNMRRAIDFAEGDKLNKKAFAALIKAAAAFNASKRKR, via the coding sequence AGAAGGCTCCTCCGAAAAAGGCTGCAGCAAAGGCAGCTCCCAAGAAGCCTGCAGCGAAGAAGCCTGAAGCGCAGCCGTCGGCGTCGGCGACCATCGACGCCCGGCTCAAGGAGATCGACGACTGGAGAGGTCAATTGCTCGCCGAGGTGCGCGCATTGATCCTCAAGACCGACCCCGACGTGGTCGAAGAGTGGAAGTGGGCCAAGGCCACCTCGCCGGGCGTCCCCGTTTGGTCTCACGACGGCATCCTCTGCACCGGCGAGACTTACAAGGGCAAGGTGAAGCTGACCTTCGCCCAAGGTGCCTCCTTGCCGGACCCATCAAAGCTCTTCAACTCGAGCCTCGAGGGGAATATGCGCCGCGCCATCGACTTCGCCGAAGGCGACAAGCTAAACAAGAAGGCGTTCGCGGCGCTCATCAAGGCCGCAGCCGCGTTCAACGCTTCCAAGCGGAAACGCTGA